A single window of Gossypium arboreum isolate Shixiya-1 chromosome 13, ASM2569848v2, whole genome shotgun sequence DNA harbors:
- the LOC108461516 gene encoding rhodanese-like domain-containing protein 6: MSKDEFGVLLYYKFASIPDLNSLFSFYHSNCNCLGLLGRVRLSPNGVNVTVGGLLLALEKHIEAVKSNSLFQGTDFKVASSHHPLNDKVAVECGFTSLSIRVVKELVTFSSYPLLNPPEVSNAGRHLSAAEFHSVLQSAGQLMKNGSPTDDKQLVLLDARNLYETRIGKFHAPSVETLDPGIRQYSDLPSWIDDNSEQLRGKHVLMYCTGGIRCEMASAYIRSKGAGFENVFQLYGGIQRYLEQFPDGGFFRGKNFVFDHRISVGSSDTSIMGACLICGSSYDNYSSRCRCTHCRILVLICDSCQIKSDAYVCELCLKHGMDFGSIPSVEDGELATVLDKNDLKTVCSDSKISSHLPSRNGNAAPRKLRILCLHGFRQNASCFKGRSASLAKKLKSIAELVFIDAPHELPFIYQSCTEAKNSCAPPTGQHAPPPENCKRKYAWLVASDFGGKVEADWKIANQPFDPLQYQGQTDGFDVSLAYLKKMFSEQGPFDGILGFSQGAAMAALLCAQGDKLKAEIDLRFVILCSGFALPLADFWQKPINCPSLHIFGSDPRKDRQITSHTSRYLASRFEDGCSVIIEHEFGHIIPTRSPYMDNIKDFLRRFL, translated from the exons ATGTCAAAGGATGAATTTGGAGTGCTTCTGTATTACAAATTCGCCTCCATCCCTGATCTCAATTCTCTCTTCTCCTTCTACCACTCCAATTGCAACTGTCTGGGTCTTCTCGGCCGAGTCCGTCTCTCTCCTAATGGCGTCAATGTCACC GTTGGTGGTTTGCTGTTGGCATTGGAAAAACACATAGAAGCCGTGAAGTCCAATAGTTTGTTCCAAGGAACTGACTTCAAGGTTGCTTCTTCGCATCATCCTTTGAACGACAAGGTTGCTGTTGAGTGTGGCTTTACATCTCTTTCCATTCGTGTTGTCAAG GAATTGGTTACTTTTAGTTCTTATCCCCTTTTAAATCCACCGGAGGTTTCTAATGCTGGGAGGCATCTCTCTGCTGCCGAGTTCCATTCTGTTCTTCAAAGTGCTG GGCAACTTATGAAGAATGGAAGTCCTACCGATGATAAGCAGCTGGTTCTATTGGATGCAagaaatttatatgagacgaGAATAGGCAAGTTTCATGCTCCTAGTGTGGAAACACTAGATCCAGGTATCAGGCAGTACAGTGATCTGCCCTCTTGGATAGATGATAATTCGGAACAGTTGCGAGGAAAACATGTACTCAT GTATTGCACTGGAGGAATCCGTTGTGAGATGGCATCAGCTTATATTAGGTCAAAAGGTGCTGGGTTTGAGAATGTCTTTCAG TTATATGGGGGAATACAACGCTATTTGGAACAATTTCCTGATGGTGGTTTCTTCAGAGGAAAGAACTTTGTTTTCGATCACCG GATTTCAGTTGGGAGTTCAGATACTAGTATTATGGGTGCCTGCCTCATTTGTGGCTCCTCTTACGACAATTATTCTTCACGCTGCCGCTGCACTCACTGCAGAATACTTGTCTTGATCTGTGATAGTTGTCAG ATAAAGAGTGATGCATATGTTTGTGAGTTGTGCCTGAAACATGGTATGGATTTTGGATCCATTCCATCTGTGGAAGATGGTGAGCTTGCAACAGTATTGGACAAAAATGATCTGAAAACTGTTTGTTCAGATTCCAAAATCTCATCTCACCTGCCTTCAAGAAATG GCAATGCAGCTCCAAGGAAATTAAGAATTTTATGCTTGCATGGTTTTCGGCAAAATGCCTCCTGTTTTAAAGGAAGAAGCGCGTCACTAGCCAAGAAACTTAAAAGCATTGCTGAACTTGTTTTTATTGATGCACCCCATGAGTTGCCATTCATTTACCAGTCTTGTACAGAAGCAAAAAATAGTTGTGCTCCACCTACTGGACAACATGCTCCTCCACCTGAGAACTGCAAAAGGAAGTATGCATGGTTGGTTGCATCTGATTTTGGTGGGAAGGTTGAAGCTGATTGGAAAATAGCAAATCAGCCATTCGACCCTCTTCAGTACCAGGGACAAACTGATGGCTTTGATGTATCACTAGCCTATTTGAAAAAAATGTTCTCCGAGCAAGGACCCTTTGATGGGATTTTGGGATTTTCACAAGGAGCAGCAATGGCTGCTTTACTTTGTGCACAAGGAGACAAGCTAAAGGCTGAAATTGATCTCAGATTTGTGATATTGTGCTCTGGATTTGCTCTCCCATTGGCAGATTTCTGGCAAAAGCCCATTAATTGCCCATCACTTCATATATTTGGTAGTGATCCCCGCAAGGACAGACAGATAACAAGCCATACCAGCAGATACCTGGCAtcaagatttgaagatggttgcTCTGTTATTATTGAACATGAATTTGGTCACATCATTCCAACTCGGTCTCCATACATGGACAATATAAAGGACTTTCTTCGACGTTTTCTCTGA
- the LOC108461148 gene encoding intermediate cleaving peptidase 55, mitochondrial isoform X2 produces MKILSRKLLHQLSFKQAIRRCTYSTGKVSDFGQPTSASHPQLMKEGEITPGIATKEYISRRKRLLELLPENSLAIIAAAPVKMMTDVVPYTFRQDADYLYLTGCQQPGGVAVLSHECGLCMFMPEPKPHDVVWQGQIAGVDAALEMFKAEEAYPVSKLDKILPNMIKRSSKLFHNKLTATPTYTDLETFQNAAHVGKVSDLSIFTHELRWVKSPSELKLMKESAAIACQALLQTMLHSKTYPHEGMLSAKVEYECRMRGAQRMAFNPVVGGGPNASVIHYSRNDQKIKDGDLVLMDVGCELHGYCSDLTRTWPPCGSFSSIQEELYDLILQTNKECIRLCRPGASIRQIHNYSVELLCKGLKEIGILKRDAFRLYHQLNPTSIGHYLGMDVHDSSMISYDCPLKPGVVITIEPGIYVPSSFDGSERYQGTGIRIEDEVLITETGCEVLTGSMPKEIKHIESLLNNYSYTKGMEAATV; encoded by the exons ATGAAGATTTTGAGTAGGAAACTGCTGCACCAATTATCCTTCAAACAA GCTATCCGTCGCTGTACATATTCTACTGGGAAAGTCTCAGATTTTGGACAACCTACTTCAGCATCTCATCCTCAG TTAATGAAGGAAGGGGAGATTACACCTGGTATAGCTACCAAAGAATACATCTCTAGACGGAAAAGATTGTTGGAACTTCTTCCTGAAAATAGCTTGGCCATCATTGCTGCTGCCCCTGTAAAGATGATGACTGATGTTGTGCCTTATACATTTCGACAAGATGCTGATTACTTGTATCTTACTGGTTGCCAGCAACCTGGTGGGGTGGCAGTATTAAGTCATGAGTGTGGTTTATGCATGTTCATGCCAGAACCAAAACCTCAT GATGTTGTTTGGCAAGGACAAATAGCAGGAGTTGATGCAGCACTAGAGATGTTCAAAGCTGAAGAAGCTTATCCAGTGAGCAAATTAGATAAG ATCCTTCCAAATATGATAAAAAGATCTTCCAAATTGTTCCACAACAAGCTGACGGCTACACCGACCTACACAGATTTGGAAACCTTTCAAAATGCAGCTCATGTTGGGAAAGTGAGTGACCTTTCTATTTTCACCCATGAGCTACGATGGGTAAAATCTCCTTCTGAACTTAAGTTAATGAAAGAATCCGCAGCAATTGCTTGTCAG GCTCTTTTGCAGACAATGTTGCATTCCAAAACATATCCTCATGAGGGCATGCTATCAGCTAAGGTTGAATATGAATGCAGAATGAGAGGTGCTCAGAGAATGGC ATTTAACCCTGTGGTTGGTGGTGGGCCTAATGCTAGTGTTATACATTATTCTCGAAATGATCAGAAA ATCAAAGATGGGGATCTAGTTTTGATGGATGTTGGATGTGAGCTGCATGGTTATTGCAGTGATCTTACTCGTACATGGCCACCCTGTGGAAGCTTTTCTTCTATACAA GAGGAGCTTTATGATCTCATACTACAAACAAACAAGGAATGTATAAGGCTTTGCAGACCTGGTGCTAGCATCCGTCAAATACACAACTATTCG GTTGAATTGCTATGCAAAGGACTGAAGGAAATTGGGATTCTGAAAAGGGATGCATTTAGATTGTATCACCAATTGAACCCAACTTCTATAG GTCACTATCTAGGAATGGATGTCCATGATAGTTCCATGATCAGCTATGACTGTCCTTTGAAGCCAGGAGTA GTTATAACCATTGAGCCTGGAATCTATGTCCCTTCTAGTTTTGATGGTTCAGAGAG GTACCAAGGCACAGGCATAAGGATTGAGGATGAAGTTTTGATTACAGAGACCGGTTGTGAG GTCCTCACTGGATCAATGCCGAAAGAGATCAAACACATTGAATCCTTGCTAAACAATTACAGTTATACAAAGGGTATGGAGGCCGCAACAGTATAA
- the LOC108461148 gene encoding intermediate cleaving peptidase 55, mitochondrial isoform X1 yields the protein MKILSRKLLHQLSFKQVSFFFLLYQLTHGFMLIGMNYQAIRRCTYSTGKVSDFGQPTSASHPQLMKEGEITPGIATKEYISRRKRLLELLPENSLAIIAAAPVKMMTDVVPYTFRQDADYLYLTGCQQPGGVAVLSHECGLCMFMPEPKPHDVVWQGQIAGVDAALEMFKAEEAYPVSKLDKILPNMIKRSSKLFHNKLTATPTYTDLETFQNAAHVGKVSDLSIFTHELRWVKSPSELKLMKESAAIACQALLQTMLHSKTYPHEGMLSAKVEYECRMRGAQRMAFNPVVGGGPNASVIHYSRNDQKIKDGDLVLMDVGCELHGYCSDLTRTWPPCGSFSSIQEELYDLILQTNKECIRLCRPGASIRQIHNYSVELLCKGLKEIGILKRDAFRLYHQLNPTSIGHYLGMDVHDSSMISYDCPLKPGVVITIEPGIYVPSSFDGSERYQGTGIRIEDEVLITETGCEVLTGSMPKEIKHIESLLNNYSYTKGMEAATV from the exons ATGAAGATTTTGAGTAGGAAACTGCTGCACCAATTATCCTTCAAACAAGTATCTTTCTTTTTCCTCCTTTACCAACTAACTCATGGTTTTATGCTTATTGGAATGAATTATCAA GCTATCCGTCGCTGTACATATTCTACTGGGAAAGTCTCAGATTTTGGACAACCTACTTCAGCATCTCATCCTCAG TTAATGAAGGAAGGGGAGATTACACCTGGTATAGCTACCAAAGAATACATCTCTAGACGGAAAAGATTGTTGGAACTTCTTCCTGAAAATAGCTTGGCCATCATTGCTGCTGCCCCTGTAAAGATGATGACTGATGTTGTGCCTTATACATTTCGACAAGATGCTGATTACTTGTATCTTACTGGTTGCCAGCAACCTGGTGGGGTGGCAGTATTAAGTCATGAGTGTGGTTTATGCATGTTCATGCCAGAACCAAAACCTCAT GATGTTGTTTGGCAAGGACAAATAGCAGGAGTTGATGCAGCACTAGAGATGTTCAAAGCTGAAGAAGCTTATCCAGTGAGCAAATTAGATAAG ATCCTTCCAAATATGATAAAAAGATCTTCCAAATTGTTCCACAACAAGCTGACGGCTACACCGACCTACACAGATTTGGAAACCTTTCAAAATGCAGCTCATGTTGGGAAAGTGAGTGACCTTTCTATTTTCACCCATGAGCTACGATGGGTAAAATCTCCTTCTGAACTTAAGTTAATGAAAGAATCCGCAGCAATTGCTTGTCAG GCTCTTTTGCAGACAATGTTGCATTCCAAAACATATCCTCATGAGGGCATGCTATCAGCTAAGGTTGAATATGAATGCAGAATGAGAGGTGCTCAGAGAATGGC ATTTAACCCTGTGGTTGGTGGTGGGCCTAATGCTAGTGTTATACATTATTCTCGAAATGATCAGAAA ATCAAAGATGGGGATCTAGTTTTGATGGATGTTGGATGTGAGCTGCATGGTTATTGCAGTGATCTTACTCGTACATGGCCACCCTGTGGAAGCTTTTCTTCTATACAA GAGGAGCTTTATGATCTCATACTACAAACAAACAAGGAATGTATAAGGCTTTGCAGACCTGGTGCTAGCATCCGTCAAATACACAACTATTCG GTTGAATTGCTATGCAAAGGACTGAAGGAAATTGGGATTCTGAAAAGGGATGCATTTAGATTGTATCACCAATTGAACCCAACTTCTATAG GTCACTATCTAGGAATGGATGTCCATGATAGTTCCATGATCAGCTATGACTGTCCTTTGAAGCCAGGAGTA GTTATAACCATTGAGCCTGGAATCTATGTCCCTTCTAGTTTTGATGGTTCAGAGAG GTACCAAGGCACAGGCATAAGGATTGAGGATGAAGTTTTGATTACAGAGACCGGTTGTGAG GTCCTCACTGGATCAATGCCGAAAGAGATCAAACACATTGAATCCTTGCTAAACAATTACAGTTATACAAAGGGTATGGAGGCCGCAACAGTATAA
- the LOC108461148 gene encoding intermediate cleaving peptidase 55, mitochondrial isoform X3, which produces MFTSQLMKEGEITPGIATKEYISRRKRLLELLPENSLAIIAAAPVKMMTDVVPYTFRQDADYLYLTGCQQPGGVAVLSHECGLCMFMPEPKPHDVVWQGQIAGVDAALEMFKAEEAYPVSKLDKILPNMIKRSSKLFHNKLTATPTYTDLETFQNAAHVGKVSDLSIFTHELRWVKSPSELKLMKESAAIACQALLQTMLHSKTYPHEGMLSAKVEYECRMRGAQRMAFNPVVGGGPNASVIHYSRNDQKIKDGDLVLMDVGCELHGYCSDLTRTWPPCGSFSSIQEELYDLILQTNKECIRLCRPGASIRQIHNYSVELLCKGLKEIGILKRDAFRLYHQLNPTSIGHYLGMDVHDSSMISYDCPLKPGVVITIEPGIYVPSSFDGSERYQGTGIRIEDEVLITETGCEVLTGSMPKEIKHIESLLNNYSYTKGMEAATV; this is translated from the exons ATGTTTACCTCTCAGTTAATGAAGGAAGGGGAGATTACACCTGGTATAGCTACCAAAGAATACATCTCTAGACGGAAAAGATTGTTGGAACTTCTTCCTGAAAATAGCTTGGCCATCATTGCTGCTGCCCCTGTAAAGATGATGACTGATGTTGTGCCTTATACATTTCGACAAGATGCTGATTACTTGTATCTTACTGGTTGCCAGCAACCTGGTGGGGTGGCAGTATTAAGTCATGAGTGTGGTTTATGCATGTTCATGCCAGAACCAAAACCTCAT GATGTTGTTTGGCAAGGACAAATAGCAGGAGTTGATGCAGCACTAGAGATGTTCAAAGCTGAAGAAGCTTATCCAGTGAGCAAATTAGATAAG ATCCTTCCAAATATGATAAAAAGATCTTCCAAATTGTTCCACAACAAGCTGACGGCTACACCGACCTACACAGATTTGGAAACCTTTCAAAATGCAGCTCATGTTGGGAAAGTGAGTGACCTTTCTATTTTCACCCATGAGCTACGATGGGTAAAATCTCCTTCTGAACTTAAGTTAATGAAAGAATCCGCAGCAATTGCTTGTCAG GCTCTTTTGCAGACAATGTTGCATTCCAAAACATATCCTCATGAGGGCATGCTATCAGCTAAGGTTGAATATGAATGCAGAATGAGAGGTGCTCAGAGAATGGC ATTTAACCCTGTGGTTGGTGGTGGGCCTAATGCTAGTGTTATACATTATTCTCGAAATGATCAGAAA ATCAAAGATGGGGATCTAGTTTTGATGGATGTTGGATGTGAGCTGCATGGTTATTGCAGTGATCTTACTCGTACATGGCCACCCTGTGGAAGCTTTTCTTCTATACAA GAGGAGCTTTATGATCTCATACTACAAACAAACAAGGAATGTATAAGGCTTTGCAGACCTGGTGCTAGCATCCGTCAAATACACAACTATTCG GTTGAATTGCTATGCAAAGGACTGAAGGAAATTGGGATTCTGAAAAGGGATGCATTTAGATTGTATCACCAATTGAACCCAACTTCTATAG GTCACTATCTAGGAATGGATGTCCATGATAGTTCCATGATCAGCTATGACTGTCCTTTGAAGCCAGGAGTA GTTATAACCATTGAGCCTGGAATCTATGTCCCTTCTAGTTTTGATGGTTCAGAGAG GTACCAAGGCACAGGCATAAGGATTGAGGATGAAGTTTTGATTACAGAGACCGGTTGTGAG GTCCTCACTGGATCAATGCCGAAAGAGATCAAACACATTGAATCCTTGCTAAACAATTACAGTTATACAAAGGGTATGGAGGCCGCAACAGTATAA
- the LOC108461311 gene encoding uncharacterized protein LOC108461311 translates to MSLVTEEIKASASEVYHGDEICQVKSKSLLEEMGMPRGLLPLKDIEECGYVKETGFVWLKQKKSITHKFEKIGKPVSYATEVTAVIEKNRIKKLNGVKSKELLIWVTLSDIYVDDPATGKITFKTPAGLSRSYPVSAFEIEGEESSKEKN, encoded by the coding sequence ATGTCTTTGGTGACAGAAGAGATCAAAGCCAGTGCTTCAGAAGTATACCATGGAGATGAGATCTGTCAAGTGAAATCCAAGTCTTTGCTGGAGGAGATGGGCATGCCCAGAGGGCTTTTGCCCTTGAAAGACATTGAAGAATGTGGATATGTGAAGGAGACAGGGTTCGTGTGGCTTAAACAGAAGAAGAGCATAACCCACAAGTTTGAAAAGATTGGGAAGCCTGTTTCGTATGCAACTGAAGTCACTGCAGTGATTGAGAAAAACAGGATAAAGAAGCTGAATGGGGTTAAGAGCAAGGAGCTTTTGATTTGGGTCACACTGAGTGATATCTATGTTGATGATCCAGCCACTGGCAAAATCACTTTCAAGACCCCTGCTGGGCTGTCCAGATCTTACCCTGTATCTGCTTTTGAGATTGAAGGCGAGGAATCATCCAAGGAGAAGAACTAG
- the LOC108462208 gene encoding alkaline/neutral invertase A, mitochondrial-like, whose protein sequence is MNNLVSLCNSTMKLPSRVLTLRNASVVGFRHLYNTPCDQKLTFKSKASFSFNQNSQFHAFPSPFLAFQGVINNTQKLICLTSSSFGLHSTVSRPYGVPVEASAVETDKNPERLCVKNCNNAKPQEDENIVGGEVPGAEYGNSRASLESEIDKEAWSLLRDAVVTYCGFPVGTVASNDPGDKHPLNYDQVFIRDFVPSALAFLLGGEGEIVRNFLLHTLQLQSTEKTVDCYSPGQGLMPVSFKVRTVPLGDNKFEEVIDPDFGGSAIGRVAPVDSGLWWIILLRAYGKISGDYTLQEREDFQTGIKMILNLCLADGFDMFPSLLVTDGSCMIDRKMGVHGHPLEIQALTYAALRCSREMLTVNECSKNLMTAINNRLSALSFHIREYYWVDLKKTNEIYRYKTEEYSMDATNKFNIYPEQIPPWLIDWIPEDGGYLIGNLQPAHMDFRFFTLGNLWSLISSLATPKQNEAILKLIEAKWDDIVGHMPLKICYPALENEEWRIVTGSDPKNTPWSFHNGGSWPALLWQFTLACIKMGKIELAQKAVGLAEKKLSVDRWPEYYDTPSGKFVGKQSRIYQTWAIAGFLTSRMMLEKPDMASLLFWEEDNELLENCVCALTKGGRKICSRDVAKSQILV, encoded by the exons ATGAACAACCTCGTTTCCCTCTGCAATTCCACAATGAAGCTTCCTTCAAGGGTCCTAACCCTCAGGAACGCATCAGTTGTGGGGTTCAGACATTTGTATAATACCCCTTGTGATCAAAAGCTTACTTTCAAGAGCAAAGCTTCTTTCAGTTTCAATCAAAACTCTCAATTCCACGCCTTCCCTTCTCCATTCTTAGCCTTTCAAGGCGTTATCAACAATACACAGAAGTTGATTTGCTTAACAAGTTCAAGTTTTGGCCTACACAGTACGGTTTCAAGGCCTTATGGTGTCCCTGTAGAAGCTAGTGCGGTTGAAACCGACAAGAATCCCGAGAGACTTTGTGTGAAAAACTGCAACAATGCGAAGCCACAAGAAGACGAGAACATTGTTGGAGGAGAAGTTCCTGGCGCTGAATATGGAAACAGTAGAGCATCACTTGAGAGCGAAATTGACAAGGAGGCATGGAGTTTGTTGAGAGATGCAGTTGTGACGTATTGTGGATTCCCCGTTGGTACCGTGGCTTCAAATGATCCAGGTGATAAGCATCCTTTGAACTATGACCAAGTTTTCATTCGCGATTTCGTGCCTTCGGCTTTGGCTTTCTTGCTTGGAGGTGAAGGAGAGATTGTCAGGAATTTTCTCCTCCATACTTTGCAGTTGCAG AGTACGGAGAAAACTGTCGACTGCTATAGCCCCGGACAGGGCTTGATGCCGGTAAGTTTCAAGGTTAGAACTGTACCTCTTGGTGACAATAAGTTTGAGGAAGTGATAGATCCAGATTTTGGTGGATCAGCTATTGGCCGTGTTGCGCCAGTGGACTCCG GACTGTGGTGGATTATATTGTTGAGGGCATATGGGAAGATCAGTGGCGACTATACATTGCAAGAGAGAGAGGATTTTCAAACAGGGATTAAAATGATCCTCAACTTGTGTTTAGCTGATGGATTTGATATGTTTCCTTCTCTGTTAGTCACTGATGGATCCTGCATGATTGACAGAAAGATGGGTGTTCATGGTCATCCCCTTGAGATCCAA GCTTTGACTTATGCTGCTCTGCGATGCTCTCGTGAGATGCTGACAGTAAATGAATGTTCCAAGAATTTGATGACAGCCATCAACAATAGACTCAGTGCACTATCATTTCACATTAGAGAATACTATTGGGTGGACCTGAAAAAAACCAATGAGATATACCGATATAAAACAGAAGAGTACTCCATGGATGCTACCAACAAGTTCAATATTTATCCTGAACAAATTCCTCCATGGCTTATAGATTGGATACCTGAAGACGGTGGGTATCTAATTGGCAATCTACAGCCAGCTCACATGGATTTTAGGTTCTTTACGCTTGGTAACCTCTGGTCCCTTATTTCATCACTGGCCACTCCAAAACAAAATGAAGCTATTCTCAAATTAATCGAAGCTAAATGGGATGATATCGTGGGACATATGCCTCTCAAGATATGCTATCCTGCATTAGAGAACGAGGAGTGGCGCATAGTTACTGGCAGTGACCCAAAGAACAC ACCTTGGTCCTTTCACAACGGTGGATCATGGCCAGCACTTCTTTGGCAG TTCACATTGGCATGCATCAAGATGGGCAAAATAGAACTAGCACAGAAAGCAGTTGGTTTGGCAGAGAAGAAGCTTTCAGTTGACCGTTGGCCTGAATATTATGACACCCCAAGTGGGAAGTTTGTTGGAAAACAATCTCGAATTTATCAAACATGGGCTATTGCTGGTTTTTTGACCTCTAGAATGATGTTGGAGAAACCAGACATGGCTTCCTTGTTATTCTGGGAGGAGGACAACGAGCTTCTTGAGAACTGTGTTTGTGCTCTTACTAAAGGTGGCCGCAAAATATGTAGTCGTGATGTTGCTAAATCTCAGATACTTGTGTAG